From Acinetobacter lwoffii, a single genomic window includes:
- the icmH gene encoding type IVB secretion system protein IcmH/DotU encodes MNTIANSPSSLFSSLFDDDQIGAGYTAMQPVESYPTYTNSLVDLLHDGFYIVFLLKNHYLPTDIEAFREKILEMLKSFEHQARQMQFSAEDIQDAKYAYCALVDETIVTQQDERFFDLQNAWMISPLQLILFGSQLAGFHFFENLEEISHKDKQRLAVLEVYHYCLLLGFQGKYRIESIEHLNSLIARIGDQIDYLKCKKVAFSPFSAIPDQIRHIIHRELPFFWILIFLLLFAVISFVVFKYALSTEQAAVFSQYQNLISTPAEQAYITIHLP; translated from the coding sequence ATGAATACAATCGCTAATTCTCCTTCTTCACTTTTTTCTTCACTTTTTGATGATGATCAAATCGGGGCCGGTTATACAGCCATGCAACCTGTAGAAAGCTACCCTACCTATACGAATAGTCTGGTAGATTTACTGCATGACGGCTTCTATATTGTTTTCCTGTTAAAAAATCATTATCTCCCTACAGATATTGAAGCCTTTCGTGAAAAAATTCTGGAGATGTTGAAAAGTTTTGAACATCAGGCACGTCAGATGCAATTTTCAGCTGAAGATATTCAAGATGCAAAATATGCCTATTGCGCTTTAGTAGATGAAACAATTGTCACGCAACAGGATGAGCGATTTTTTGATCTTCAAAATGCTTGGATGATCAGTCCTTTACAGTTAATCCTGTTTGGCTCACAACTTGCAGGTTTTCACTTCTTTGAAAATCTGGAAGAAATAAGCCATAAAGATAAGCAACGTCTGGCAGTATTAGAGGTATATCATTATTGCCTTTTATTGGGATTCCAGGGAAAGTATCGAATTGAATCTATTGAGCATTTAAATAGTCTGATTGCTCGTATCGGAGATCAGATTGATTATCTCAAGTGTAAAAAAGTTGCTTTTTCTCCTTTTTCAGCAATTCCAGATCAAATCCGACATATCATCCATCGTGAATTACCATTTTTCTGGATTCTGATATTTTTATTATTATTTGCTGTGATCAGCTTTGTGGTTTTTAAATATGCCTTGTCAACAGAACAGGCTGCTGTGTTTTCTCAATATCAAAATTTGATTAGCACTCCTGCTGAACAAGCTTATATTACGATTCATTTACCCTAA
- the tssK gene encoding type VI secretion system baseplate subunit TssK: MFKAEKVLWGEGLFLRPQHFQLQDAYHEQRLSHMIRATFPFAHGIQSIQFDEAQFNMHILALSKIEMIWQDGEIYQAPVQDLLPEPVQLDTLNLRGEMLIYLALPMLQPNKQNVSHAENTQTSRYHSHLISTHDLFTDATTAEITLLRRRAEFKLFEVGHEPQQPLDGYLYLPVAQIKRQSSGNFNFDHKFIPPILHIQACEYLLGNLKRTLNIIRAKIKTIQSNNRENEQKLIEFRSGDIVSFWLVNALNTAYATLNHILQYPQIHPERLYAELLRLSGSLLTFSTAYDIDQLPQYQHHHLYDSFNQLDIILRDLLDTIISNRYISISLKETRPSYWLGSLETDKISRNTRLYLAVSSSIMPAHDLIAYVPIRFKVGSSIDVEQRVVAALPAVPVQHLMQVPTAIPVRSGVHYFEIEPNNELYQRMLDSESICVYIPNGFKDITVELIAVMNG; this comes from the coding sequence ATGTTTAAAGCAGAAAAAGTACTTTGGGGCGAAGGTCTGTTTTTAAGACCGCAACATTTTCAATTACAGGATGCCTATCATGAACAACGCTTGAGTCATATGATTCGGGCGACATTTCCTTTTGCTCACGGGATCCAATCCATTCAATTTGATGAAGCTCAATTCAATATGCATATATTGGCATTGAGCAAAATTGAAATGATCTGGCAAGATGGTGAAATTTATCAGGCGCCTGTACAGGATTTATTACCAGAACCGGTACAACTGGATACCTTAAACCTGCGTGGTGAAATGCTAATTTATTTGGCTTTACCGATGCTACAACCGAACAAGCAGAATGTAAGTCATGCTGAAAACACTCAGACGAGTCGTTATCACTCACATTTAATCTCTACTCATGATTTATTCACTGATGCCACTACAGCGGAGATCACCCTGTTACGCCGTCGGGCAGAATTTAAACTTTTTGAAGTTGGCCATGAACCTCAGCAGCCTCTGGATGGTTATTTATATCTTCCGGTTGCTCAAATCAAAAGACAAAGTTCGGGAAATTTTAATTTTGATCATAAATTTATTCCTCCAATTTTACATATTCAGGCCTGTGAATATCTGCTAGGCAATTTAAAGCGAACTTTGAATATTATCCGGGCCAAGATTAAAACGATTCAATCCAATAATCGGGAAAATGAACAGAAACTGATTGAATTCCGTTCTGGGGATATCGTCTCTTTCTGGCTAGTGAATGCCTTAAATACTGCTTATGCAACCTTAAATCATATTTTGCAATATCCCCAAATTCATCCGGAACGGCTATATGCGGAACTTTTAAGACTAAGCGGCTCCTTACTCACATTTTCAACAGCCTATGACATTGATCAACTACCGCAGTATCAGCATCATCATTTGTATGACAGTTTCAATCAGCTTGATATTATTCTCAGAGATTTACTCGATACAATTATTTCGAATCGATATATCAGCATCAGCTTAAAAGAAACGCGCCCGTCCTATTGGCTCGGTAGTCTGGAGACTGACAAGATCAGTCGCAATACCCGGCTATATCTTGCTGTATCGAGTAGCATTATGCCTGCACATGATCTGATTGCCTATGTTCCGATCCGTTTTAAAGTCGGCAGTAGCATAGATGTAGAACAACGTGTGGTTGCAGCTTTGCCTGCTGTACCCGTCCAGCACCTCATGCAGGTTCCTACTGCAATTCCAGTACGTTCCGGTGTGCATTATTTCGAGATCGAACCAAATAATGAACTGTATCAGCGCATGCTGGATTCAGAATCAATTTGTGTTTATATCCCGAACGGTTTTAAGGATATTACGGTTGAACTGATTGCTGTCATGAATGGATAA
- the tssA gene encoding type VI secretion system protein TssA, which yields MSLQFEYLLKSISADQPCGLDYSFSNDFHMIKKARTCDDPLLDQGDWVSEPKQADWQLVHDKIIELLSEKTKDIRLYSWLIEAWSHLHGFKGIARGLHLTQQSLERYWLALHPQIEEDDLDQRLGLLQGLITQLPTLMKQVSLVSSAPFYSLGDYELLLHQRNIQLKQQQQDDCSENNAVQNLEYFEQSLLQTSKIVLSENEGYLQEIQTQWQHLKNTLDHLLGLDAPSFASTDSQLESIFSSIKRIYKTDIFPISQDQINPPQSGTLKIPEIIVMNTSLKDIQEFRPQAQNHLANRQQAMQLLQEIAQYFQSNEPHSPVSYMLQKTIKWSQMPLHEWLAQVIKNENPIENIHELLGVYVNDELKNEW from the coding sequence CATTTTCAAATGATTTTCATATGATTAAAAAGGCCAGAACTTGTGATGATCCTTTATTAGATCAAGGTGACTGGGTCTCAGAACCGAAACAGGCCGATTGGCAACTTGTACACGATAAAATAATCGAATTATTAAGCGAAAAAACAAAAGATATCCGTTTATATAGCTGGCTTATAGAGGCTTGGAGTCATCTCCATGGTTTTAAAGGAATTGCCCGAGGATTGCATCTGACCCAGCAAAGTTTAGAGCGTTATTGGTTAGCGTTACATCCTCAAATCGAAGAGGATGATCTTGATCAGCGTTTGGGATTATTACAAGGTCTGATTACGCAATTGCCAACGTTGATGAAACAGGTGTCTTTGGTCAGCTCTGCGCCTTTTTATAGTTTGGGTGATTATGAGCTATTACTGCATCAGCGCAATATACAGCTAAAACAACAGCAGCAAGATGACTGCTCTGAAAATAATGCTGTTCAGAACTTGGAGTATTTTGAACAATCGTTGCTGCAGACCTCCAAAATCGTGTTAAGCGAGAATGAAGGTTATCTTCAGGAAATCCAAACCCAATGGCAGCATCTTAAAAATACGCTGGATCATTTGCTGGGTCTGGATGCACCAAGTTTTGCAAGCACAGATTCTCAACTTGAGTCGATCTTTTCCAGTATTAAGCGCATTTATAAAACAGATATTTTTCCAATATCTCAGGATCAAATAAATCCACCACAATCTGGCACTCTCAAAATACCTGAAATAATAGTGATGAATACCTCGCTTAAAGATATACAAGAATTTCGACCTCAAGCCCAAAACCATCTGGCCAATCGTCAACAGGCGATGCAGTTATTACAAGAAATTGCACAGTATTTTCAATCGAATGAACCGCATAGTCCAGTGAGCTACATGCTGCAAAAGACGATTAAATGGAGTCAGATGCCATTACATGAATGGCTGGCTCAAGTGATTAAGAACGAGAATCCGATCGAAAATATACATGAATTACTAGGTGTATATGTCAACGATGAACTTAAGAATGAGTGGTAA